The window CTCTTGTATCCAACACATTCCCATTTTAGAGTCTTGCAGCTCCAGCCTTTGGTGCATGTACAGCCCTCGGGACCCATCTTCTCTGCAACTCCATGCTTTCGTctattcaaacttttttttttttttttatcatagcaCTTGCAAGTTCTGTTGGGTTTGCTGCAATCCACCCCCAAAGGAAAACACACTAACAATTAGAAGTCTTGCAAGATGATCTTTTGCATGTACAGCCCTCAGGATCCGCTCCATTATACTCATGTCTTTTCTCCTTGCCTCTGCAGAGTAACGAGTTAAGAGGTATAGGAATAGGTATCGTCTTTCGCATGTACAGACTCATTTGGTTAATTTCTCGACTTCGTCGTTCAACAAATTTATATCATGAATCCATACCACATGGTCAAAAATTATGGCTTACAACAAGTTCATGAACTAATATTACCCACCCCAAAGTACAAGCCAGCATTAATCACAAATTCATAATGCCTTGAATATCTTTCACGTTACAAATGCAATATATTGCAATGCATATTGTTTGAAGATGGTAATTCTACATGTAGCATTCCACAAAGCAGAGTTTGAAACTATTTGTTAGAGATTGTAGTTCCATTAGCGGAGGTGGTGAtaaaattaaacctttaatcTTTTCTGTACAAATTGTTGAGATTGCTTTGTTTGCAAGTGATTATCACGAGTCCACAATGTTGCTGGCATTATTTGGTATCAAAGCAGGTTGCGAATTCTTTGTTCTTCTTATGCCAGATACTCAGAGTGGACACTCCTACAAACAAAGGATTGCAGGATCCTGCTCCTTCCTAACCTGAATCCTCCACAATAAACATCACCACAAAATGACCATGCCTCCATGTTTATACCAGTAACAACATCAGATGCAACTTGTTACTCGTACTTTGCGAACCATAGAAATGTTTGGAGGATCAAATAAGGGAAAAATCAGATAGAAGATGGGGGAGGAGATGAAGATAAAGAGGAAGAACATTTGAGCGGGGATAAACTTTGAAAATGGGAGAGTTTTGGATGAACTCACTAAAAGAATAAAGGTGAAAGTATGTGACTTTAATGGGAAGTTTGATTATGATGCTTTTCATGATTGTATGGTACCCCTAAATGATTATTTTGAATGGTGAAGGGTCACATTTGTGAAAGAGATTCCCTAAGTGGTGTGAAACTACTTATTATTTATCCATATAATTCTGCAtttgtaataaaattttgagatttccttttttcttgtattCTTAATCTTTTCTGTACAAATTATTGAGGTTGCTTTGTTTGCAAGTGATTATCACAAGTACAGAATGCATTAGTTATgctacaaattaaaattataataatattatattatattatataaatctaaaatatatatcttactAGTAGTTGAGATTAgatcaagaaaatataaaatattataatataatcatataaagttatatttttcactcttataactaaaaataataatttaaagtagtaAGCCATATCgattaagaaacaaaattaaatatcaagtaaaaaaatagataaatagatcaaaacataaataagttcaaaaaaaaatcctaccaaaaaagaaaaacttcgaGCAGATACTAGCCTTAATGCCTTTGGCGCTCGCCTAGGCTTCACTTAATTGAAATCCACTGCCTGAGGCTAATAAAGGCGTTGTGCCTCGCCTCGCCTGAAACGCCTAGGCGAGAGCCAAAAATACAGAGTAGAGGAAGACAATTAGAAAAGAAGACTTACAAAGCATTATCCTAGCACAAAGAAAAGTCAAAAAGGTTTGTGTGAAGGTTTCTTCCCAAAAATAGCATCCCAAACAGAGGAAGAAAGTGGTTTGTTTTTGTCCAAAAAGTCTCTAATGGCTTTGTCATGAACATGGAATCCCTTTTGGCGCAATGTTCCAATAACAGTCCTGGCTTCTTCGACTCCCTTTTCCCTACACAATCCATCAATCAATCCAACAAAGGTGGTAACATTGGGAGAGTGACCGAGCTCCAGCATTTCAAAACAGAAGTCGATAGCATCATCAAAGAGGTTACATTTAGAGAGTCCCTGAATCAATACAGCGTAGCTGAAAGCATTAGGAGTGATGCCATTGGACTGCATTTTCCTGAAAATCCTCTTGGCATCATCCAACTTGTGGGCTTTGCAAAAGCCATCAACAACAGCAGTGTAAATAACAACTTCAGGGATGGTGCCTTTCTCGCGCATAGTGCCGAAGAGTTTCAAGGCTTCCTGGACAAGGCCATCTTTGCAAAGGCCATCAAGCATGGCGACAGCATTGGGGATGAGCCCAGTTTCCTTCATCTTGTTGAAGATTTGTTCAGCATCCTGTGAGGGCTCGGAAGTGGAGGCGCTGCTTCCTTGTTCATTTttgggaggaggaggagcagcAGCAGCCTTGGTATCAGCAGCGGCAGCATCCTCGTTGACGTTGTTGTTATGGTCAGGATGGAGCTTGAATTTATCGAGAAAAGCATCATCAGAGATACGATTAAAATCATGAGTTTGGGTCTGGGGCTGAAGATTAAAAGGAGAGGTTGTTGAGGGAGGGTGAGATGGTTGAGGGCGGGCGGGTCTGTTAGGGTTGTTGTTAAAGTTAGGTCCTCTTCCACCTCTATTGCTAGAGCTATGATCACTGTTAAGGTTAGgtcctcttcctcctctatTGCTAGAGCTATTATCACTGTTAAGGTTAGGTCTCTCACCTCTTAAAGGCCTATTCGGTATGGGATCCGGAGGGTTCTGGTTCTGCAATCTCCTCTCTTTTTCATCATCGAAATTGAAACCAGCACCAGCAGTTGATCCTTTAATGGAGCTGCTGAAACGACGCAGTATTTGTGACAGAGAGATGCGTGAGTGAGAATGTAGCTTCAAGACTCGAAattgagatgatgatgatgatgccatTTCCCGGATGGATTGATTGATTCGATTTGATTTTGGAGAGAGACAAGGGGGAggggtttaattttatttttagggtttttgacaACGAACATTACTAAACGAACCAGATAAGAGGCGAGGAGGCGAAATTGGTATTTCCATAGGAACTGCAAGGGCTATTGCTGTACTTTCCTAATCCTAATACTTGGGCCGGTCCGGTACGGGATGGGCCGGGCCGGTTCTGCTACTAGTAGAGTAGCAGTAGCGGACTACAGGTTGGCTGGAATAGAAATACGAGCTACTACTGTTCCAGAAACAGTcgcagaagaagaagataaggcAAGTGCAAGCTCAagaattactattttttaaggGAAATCAAAAGCTGCGCAGCGCTGCTCCCCTGCCCTCACACACTCACAGTTTGAGTGATAAACTTGCTCATGTCCTGCTTTCAAGGTCAGGCCGCTCTCTCGTCTTCATcttcatattattttcttttctttttatttgatttattattcaGATGTAGTGCTGCGAAATGGAATTGGAATGGGAATTCGTTATATTACTTATTTCATCATCCTTGGCTTAAATTCTCTTAAGTTATTGCGGTGTTCATCGACAGTCAGAGAGCTGTCTGACACCATCCATTTCATATAAACTACTTGGTTCTTTCCTCTTAAAACATCGCTTATCTGCCTTCTCTTTGTTTCAATTCAACTGCAATTGACCTGTTATAAAGTGAATAACGTAAAGTAATCGTAAAACCACACACCCAAAAGGATAATCGATACATACACCATTCTCATATCAGATGCTTTAAACTTTTAGTAATTGCTATTACTTACCATGTTTGTTGCATTGCAATGCTAAAACTACCAGCCTCGGCGAGGCCAGCACAGTCCAGGCTCTTCAGTTAATCTTCAACCCCCGCACGGCCTTCCACACTGCACCATTCGAGTCCTTTGCTCATCTCTCCTAACGTTCTCTTCATCCCTTGATATTCTAATTCATTTCCCCTTCTCTCTGTTTTCTCGCCCCTCTACTATACTCTTGTAATAATTACAATCGCTTCTTTTCTTCTCAGCCGATATGGAAATTGCCACAGCTCATAATGGTAATAGCAGCCTCCTCTGGTTCTTCAGGGATAGAGGTTTTGATGACAACACCATCCATGAAATGTTCCGAAAGTGCAAGCGCCTGCAAGACACCCAGAGGGATAGGGCATCTGAAAACTGGGCTTACCTGAAAACCATTGGCATTCAAGAGAGAAAGCTCCCTTCAATTATTTCAAAGTGTCCCAAAATACTTACTCTTGGTCTCAATGAGAAGCTCATCCCCATGGTTGAGTGTCTGGCTACCCTCGGTTCTAAACCTCGTGAAGTTGCTTCCGCCATTACCAAGTTCCCTCACATACTGTCTCATAGTGTTGAAGAGAAGCTCTGCCCCCTTTTGGCATTCTTTCAGGCAATAGGGGTCCCTGAAAAGCAACTCGGCAGGATTTTATTGCTCAACCCAAGGCTCGTCAGCTACAGCATTGATTCCAAGCTCAAAGATATTGTTGATTTTCTCGCTTCTCTTGGCCTTACCAAAGATGGGATGATTGGTAAAGTCTTGGTGAAACACCCCTTTATAGCAGGTTATAGCGTTGAAAAGAGGCTACGCCCCACTTCAGAGTTTCTCAAGTCAGCTGGACTGACAGAGCTGGATCTTCGAACAGTGGTCATGAACTTCCCTGAAGTTCTTTGTAGAGATGTCAACAAGATTCTGAAACCCAATTTTGCATATCTAAGGAGATGTGGATTTAATGATAGACAAATAGCAGCTTTGGTGACTGGTTATCCCCCTATTTTGATCAAGAGTATCAAAAATTCACTGGAACCTCGTATCAAGTTCTTGGTAGAAATAATGGGAAGGCAAATAGATGAAGTTGTTGATTACCCCAACTTCTTTCAGCATGGTTTGAAGAAGACCTTGGAGTCAAGGCACAAACTTTTGAAACAGAGGAAACTAGATTGTAGCTTGAGCGATATGCTAGGTTGTAATCAAAAGAAGTTCCTGATGAAGTATGCCTTGCTTCAAGGATCTGCCTGAGATATTTGTTTGTTCTTGCACTCTAGGTGAACTTCATCTTTAGACCGAATTCAACTCTTATGAGGATGCAGATCAATGGGAActcgattttttttccattcgtTTGAAATTTACCAAAACAGGACGTATATTTGTTAATGATCTGATCCAGCATTATCAATGTTAATCAATTCTGGCACATCGATCACAAGATGCTTGCTAACTGATAAGGACGTGATGTACTGCAatcttattgttttctttacaaTAATGTTTGAAATGGCGGCTGTTAAACTACGACAAACAACAGTTCCTGGAAATCAGGCACGTGATTACAGTGTTTTGATTCCTAATTATTATAAGAACAAGTATAGATCAACAGGACTGTAGGGTGATTGTTAGAAAACGAAGATCTAGCGCAGTAATGTAAGACacgaaaattacaaaaactaaatcaatAAGAAGCATGATCTCTGGAAATGCAGAAAAAATTGCTAGACACAAAAACAATGCCATTGGAAAAACTAGGACGGCGTGCTACCTTAAGCAGAAACTTTGTAGCTTTCCCAAGAATACGGAAGCTCAGAGACTAGGATCTAAACTTGGAGACTTGACGTGGTCCTCCGCAATTTGATTACACTTTGTGTTCTGGCGTAACTTCGAGAAGATGATGTCATGCTGGAGAGGGAACCAGTTGTGCTGTCAGTGGTGCTCATGCTAGGCCAAGTGAAGGCAGGCTTGAATGGGGGTACGTGAGGCGGAGGCAAAGTTCCTGATACGATCTGGATTATGGTCTCTGTTTTAGGCCTTTCACTGTCGATAGGATGAGAACAAGCCAATCCCAGTAGTAAAAGTCTATTAGCCTCGTCGTGCACAAAATCGTTACCGAGGTTTTCATCTACAGCTTCTAGTATGCGTCCCTCACGATGTAAGGTCCAGACCCAATCAACCATAGAATAAAGATGCTGGTTGTGACGGATCTTTGTCCCTGGACCTTTACCACACACAACCTCAAGAGCCACCACTCCAAAACCAAACACGTCAGATTCAGGGGTAGCCCTGCCCGTGTGGAAACATTCTGGAGCAACATAACCCATGGTACCTGGAACTCCACCTAGCCCAAGCTCATTATAtgaattcttttcattttccaaGGCTCGAGCAAGGCCAAAGTCACCTAGGCGGGAATTAAAGTCCGCATCAAGTAGGATATTGCTGGTTTTGAGGTCTCTGTGGACAACTTTCTTGTCATACTCATTGTGCAGGTAATGTAATGCCGATGCAACCCCTACAAGTATCCTGTAGCGACGATTCCAATTTAGAGTGTCCTGCTCTGGACCCTTCTGTAGGTGTTTCTCCAGGCTTCCATTTGGCATGAAATCATATACTAATAGAAGCTTCCCTTTCTCATAGCACCACCCTGAACAAAGACAGAGGTTATAAAGTCGTTCTTGCTGTAGTTTGTTTTTCTAAAGAAATACAGATTTGCTGCTAATTGCATACTAATGCTAAACAAGATGAGGcacaacattaatttaaaatcataggACAAGGTCATTGCCTTGCCTTGCCTGTGAAATATTAATGGCGGCGATGTATCTTTCCTTTCATGTTTTGCTATGTCAACATAACACTTAActaattcttatttttctaaacCTAGTATATGTATAGTATTGTGTGACCTATGAACAGAagaaaattaggaaaaaaaaaggaaatttgaAGCAAGGAATTGCAAGAGGGAAGCATGTGGGTTTGACTACTGTTGCTTGTTTACTCAACAGCCCCCCCACTATTATATAAACATATTTGACAATGCAATCAATTAATATGCAATCGAAATATCTGGTGGTccattcaaattaaatgattcatATAGCCAAGTGCTTATCCAATGAACGAGATCATGGACTTAAATTTTATGCAAAATGATTAGacaaaagaaagaataagaaccaaaatatTCGATAATTACCCACTAAGCGGACGAGATTTTTGTGGCGAAGATGATGAATGATGGTTAGCTCGGCCAAGAAATCATCTTTGCCTTCTATGCTGTCTCTGGAGAATTTCTTGACAGCAATTTCAGTAGTCGTAGTAGTAGTACCATCATCAGCCTTATCATTGAGGAGTAGGACGCCTTTATAAACGATCCCAAATCCTCCTTCCCCGAGCTTCATACTTTCATGGAAATTGCTGGTAGCCTTCTTCAACTCCTTGTACTTGAACTCTCTTGGCATCCCAGGCAGCCATTTCAAGATGTAACTACCAAACTCTTTGGCCTCCTCTAGACTTGCTTTTGATCTCTTTTTCCTCACAAAAACTACTCTACATACCACAAATATAAAGATTATCATCACTACTGAGACGCAAACCCCAGCACCAATCTTCCACCATTTCTCATCATTTTCCTGATCGGGTTGATTATTTATCTGTAAGCTCCATTTCAGCACACAGTTTAATTCAATCCGTGGATCACCAGTGGAAGCAGCAAAGCCAAAGTAGGATTCTTGTTTCAGGTACTCTTTGAGGTCTATGGTCTCGTTCAAGAGAGGCTCTCCAGGCTTTTGATTTCCTTCTTTCACCATGTACACCTGCATCAATTTGGAGGTGCCGTTATAATCAACCCAAACAGTGTAGTTAACTCCTGGTGGATCAGGAGAGAGTGTGATGTTATATTTGTCTAGAGGGATGGCATTTTTtgaccgaatggagttgatatTGAACCCGATATGGTTATGATCTGGATCTTCGATGTCATCTTGCTTTTCCGTGTCAAACTCTATAGCCACAAAGTGGTTTGCAGTGTTACCATCAGTGGAGACATTGGTCAGGCCTAGATATTGCCCGTAACTTGCTTCGGGTATGCTAGCATTTGGAGCTATAAGAAAAGCCAGGCCACTACCAGCCTCCCAGTCTCTTTCTCTGTATATGTTAATGACAAAGGTGGTGTTGAAGGAGGCTAATCTGTACTCGTCCCCACCATCACCGATCCAGAACCTGAAAGGTTTATGATACATGATGCGGCCAGCTGCATTTTTTTGTTTCCAACTATGAGCATCATTGGGGGTCTCAGGAGTAAGTTGTAGAGCTTCAAGATAGATGGATGAATCGCCTCTGAAACTCAGGAGCTTCTCATGATCATCATCAACAAATCTCTCAAAAGTGAATGATGACATGTTGTCTGTGAAAGCTAGATGTGCAAGGTTGAATAACATAATAATGAGGAGAGCGATGATCGAATATGGATTTTGGGCAGCCATTTGTTGTAGCTAGCTGTACGTACGATTCATTAGAAAGAAAGACGGGGATGAAATGAgaattttaattactttcttcactcttgcatacacacacacatatagaaGCCCGTTTGGAAATGAATATGGAGAAATCACAGGGAGATTACAACAGGGGATGCTTGACTGCTTCTTGTCGTTAAGGTCTGCCCGTGTTTACGGTCATCACTTTGAAATTGGGAGATCGTCGATTGCTCAAATAAAGCATTTCCTTCTTTTGTTTGGTGTCCAAGGAATATTGGGATAATCACGTTTGACCGTCTCGTCTAGCAGCAGTTGAAGTTTCAGAGGTGAAGCAACTTGGCATGTAATTAAGAGTCAACAATTTCATGCCTGCAGAGAGGAGGAGAAACATCGCATCCTGTCATTCTGTTCATTTCATTGAAGTTTCTGTGCAGGGCATGCCAATACGCTACGCGGAAGGTCCTAGCTAAGATTTTGAAGAAGGAATCCCGTTTGACTTTTGCTCTCCATGATAATGCATACAAGGCATGCAAAAACCACGATTACCCTCGTAATAACCTTCCAGACAAGAGGAaaggatattttatttttattatttggacCGTAGCGCATACATTTGCGTGTGTGTTTACAATACGTATGTACGCATACATTTTCCCCGTGAAATTTCCATTCCTCAATGGCGTCTTGAAAGACGGACGTGCGATGAGGCTGCAGAAAGACGGACGTGCGATGAGGCGCGCTGTAGAAAGATTGGGagcatttttcattaatttgcgGATAACGGTAagataaactttaaaatttaaataaatatagtatttatttaaatgaGGGGCgagaataaattaatattccgtgaacttaaatatttttaaaattttatttatataagttttatattagacttatatttttaaattaaacttataTTATCTAGAGAGATAGAATTTAGAAAGATAAGATGTTACAAATCTCTTctagaaattatttatatatatatatatacattttttaagataaatatcttataaatattttaaaaatatttaaaatatttatagagaTGTAAACACAAGAACGGAGGAGTGAAGGAGGCTATGATGTGCTGTAgcctaggtaaaaaaaaaataaaaaaaaattataaaaaattataaaaaattcaataacccACCCACCTTGATTTTTTGTAATTGGTCATGAGACAAtcatataaactttttaataacccaaaactcaataaaaaataatctttatccTTTACTAAAAACCACATAAATTCTAAACATAAATAACTTTTAGTCGTGAGACAATCAgatttacatatttttataaattaaaattttagctaCCGCAGAACATGAGATTAATAGAGGGACTAATCAAATTGGTAATTTACATCAAAGTGGAATAACTCGGTGAatctctcattttaattttatttgcagcTTAATAGATATGTATGGGGTAACTTATGCTTTAAAGTATGGTTCAAGAAAGATCTTCTAACTCTATACATGGAGAAGTTGGTGGTTGTTTGATTGTGatgaaatcttttgaatttatattcatcttatatttgatgcataaaataatataattattaatttacctTGTCAAGCTTTGCAGCAAAAATCTCTTGACATCTTAAATACAATGAATCTTATATCAACTACTAAAGCATTGCTTTAAACTTTGAGAGATGccaaatttgatccttttttttgcACATGTGCAATTTGTTTGCACATAATATGAGATTAACATACCACATATGAATACTTCGTATAAAAAGACTATAGGTTGTTCATGTCAGCAACAAGGATAAGTGATAATTTACCAACGTtatcattatgatatatttaattcaataataaattttcagttgaaagaattaaattttagatttagtGATGAGATAATGAAATTTCTGCACTTAACTCTGCTTTAGAACATAAGAACAACTTTTAATCATTTAAAGTTGATGTTATTTACAAGTTTACTAagaaattttatcttaaaaattttaataaacaaaagatGTATAATTTAAGATCTCAACTAGAGTATTATTAGATTGATGTGATTCATCGTAAAGTTTTCAtaatatgtttattattttttttatttttatgtattttaaattttattttttaatttatattttatgttatctatttgaattgaaactttattgttatatatatatatatatatatatatatatatatatatatatatataaattaataattgatcttgaaaaacaatttatatgtatttactTTAGCCCCGGTAGAAAAAATACATCATACAGATTTAGATTTATAATGGATATACAAGAAGAAGGGGGGaaggaaatttcaaatttcacacAGAAAGTGTATATATATCACACAGTACAGACAGGTAATTAAGGGTAACAAACCAAACACACGAGCATTAATTATGAGTATTAGCAAAGAACAGTGATTGACATATTGGAGTGTAAACTAGATAGTATTCATGAGCAATAGTTTcgtgtatatataaatattggTCTACTTTTTTTGCTCAGCCATATATGCTTGAATTACTTGGATATGAAACCCCCAACGACTGCAGCGATTATAGCTGTAGGATCTCCCAGGATAGCTGAGACAATAAGGCGAATGGCACCACCAGCCATCTGACAGCACTTCCTAACCTTTCCACCTCTAGCTCCTCCATGATGGTTTGCCAGTGTCACCTTGAGGCTTGGGATCCTAGTCTGTATCTCTCTGACCTTGTTCTGATCCACTTTGAGGTACATGGCTTCCCAGCTCTCCACCAGCAACTCCTTGACACATGACAGATGAAGATTATACGTTTTGCAGCGAGACCTGTAAGACCACCCTGGTCCTTTGCCCCCACATCGATGACATGCCCCGGAGAGCTTGTGACACAGGTAAAGATTGTTCTCACCATCGTCTAGAACTTGAGGGAGGTTTGCACAACAAGGGTGGAGATCAAATCCACATCGCTTGCAGTGGTAGACAAAGCCTAGAACTTCATTTCTACATGCATCGCATACCCTCTTCTCCTCACCTGGAGGGTGATGGTGAAATTCGAAAACGCATTCTTTGTAAAAGGAATTGTTGATGATAGGAGGCGCCACAGCACATACCTTGTGCAGGTCAAATTGATCATTGCAATATTTCTGGCGGCAACTGTATTTTAGACCAATGCCAGCTTCCTTGCAACCATCACAAGTGAATGGGATTTCTGTGTATTCAAGTTTTAGCTTGTGTTGTGGGTGGATGGGATGGCTGATTTCTCTGTCACTAATCTTCATGGGATTTCTTTAACTAATATCATCCCCCTTCTTGACCTTTTCTGTTAAGAAGGAAGTGGTGATtgtctacacacacacacacacacacacacacgttaGAAGGCTATATACAGGCTGcttctttaaacttttaaaaaagatgaaaataatggAATAATATTTCTACAGTCTAATTGAAATCTAGATAGATCACAGGTTGATACTTTGCTTAAGTTCCACAAGTAGAGAATAACTTGGGTGTAGTAGCTTATACAACAAATTATATAAGCTCATGTCGAGGAGCTGGCCGGAATCTAATGCCAAAGAGCGCCAAGGAGGGGATCCGGGGGACCGGAGGTCATATACTATGGTCAATTAATGCCTCGTAgaaagaaatgaattttaacATTCTCTTGTGGCAGTGAAGTTATTGACTTGATTCAGTTTAAACCTCAAGGATTGATCATTATACATATGGAATATTAGagcgatattaaaaatatatgcataCATGATGGAATCCTATAGCTAGAAAGATTTTAGGGTGTTgctaacaattaattaattaatcagcagaacatttattaaaattaaaaaaaaaccaaatctactaagaaaattattgttcatcAAAACTTAAAACACTTATGGAATTGCCCcttgaacatttttttcttcttcttcttctcctctctcagaacatttgtttttttatgtcaagaaaaaaatctggCCGGCCCGCTGCGGAGAGGACGCCAGAAATCTAGTGTTTGTAGATTTTCCGTGCAGTACAAAAAAGGGGGGTGGTGGGGGGGATGGTGGGCAGAAAAGAAGGTTGTCTGAAAGATTCAGGTGACACCCAAGTACGTACACCTGCAGATTATATTCTAAAGAAAATCTACGCTGTCCTCATTGATAAGATAAAGCGATGCAGGGCAGGCTGATAAATACAGGAAAAGTGTGAGTTCTAGTAGCTTCTCCTATTTCGAGGGTCCCTTGGCCTTTACCTTAGCCTTCACACTTTGCTAATTCAAATATTGCATTTCATGAAGGAAAAGATTAGCAGTAGAGGTACGTAGGCCACAGTGCCATGGCGCCAGTTTTTTCCTCCCCAGATCTCAATTTCATT of the Populus nigra chromosome 7, ddPopNigr1.1, whole genome shotgun sequence genome contains:
- the LOC133699356 gene encoding protein VACUOLELESS GAMETOPHYTES-like produces the protein MKISDREISHPIHPQHKLKLEYTEIPFTCDGCKEAGIGLKYSCRQKYCNDQFDLHKVCAVAPPIINNSFYKECVFEFHHHPPGEEKRVCDACRNEVLGFVYHCKRCGFDLHPCCANLPQVLDDGENNLYLCHKLSGACHRCGGKGPGWSYRSRCKTYNLHLSCVKELLVESWEAMYLKVDQNKVREIQTRIPSLKVTLANHHGGARGGKVRKCCQMAGGAIRLIVSAILGDPTAIIAAVVGGFISK
- the LOC133699302 gene encoding pentatricopeptide repeat-containing protein At4g38150-like → MASSSSSQFRVLKLHSHSRISLSQILRRFSSSIKGSTAGAGFNFDDEKERRLQNQNPPDPIPNRPLRGERPNLNSDNSSSNRGGRGPNLNSDHSSSNRGGRGPNFNNNPNRPARPQPSHPPSTTSPFNLQPQTQTHDFNRISDDAFLDKFKLHPDHNNNVNEDAAAADTKAAAAPPPPKNEQGSSASTSEPSQDAEQIFNKMKETGLIPNAVAMLDGLCKDGLVQEALKLFGTMREKGTIPEVVIYTAVVDGFCKAHKLDDAKRIFRKMQSNGITPNAFSYAVLIQGLSKCNLFDDAIDFCFEMLELGHSPNVTTFVGLIDGLCREKGVEEARTVIGTLRQKGFHVHDKAIRDFLDKNKPLSSSVWDAIFGKKPSHKPF
- the LOC133699303 gene encoding transcription termination factor MTERF6, chloroplastic/mitochondrial isoform X2 — translated: MEIATAHNGNSSLLWFFRDRGFDDNTIHEMFRKCKRLQDTQRDRASENWAYLKTIGIQERKLPSIISKCPKILTLGLNEKLIPMVECLATLGSKPREVASAITKFPHILSHSVEEKLCPLLAFFQAIGVPEKQLGRILLLNPRLVSYSIDSKLKDIVDFLASLGLTKDGMIGKVLVKHPFIAGYSVEKRLRPTSEFLKSAGLTELDLRTVVMNFPEVLCRDVNKILKPNFAYLRRCGFNDRQIAALVTGYPPILIKSIKNSLEPRIKFLVEIMGRQIDEVVDYPNFFQHGLKKTLESRHKLLKQRKLDCSLSDMLGCNQKKFLMKYALLQGSA
- the LOC133699303 gene encoding transcription termination factor MTERF6, chloroplastic/mitochondrial isoform X1 produces the protein MSCFQADMEIATAHNGNSSLLWFFRDRGFDDNTIHEMFRKCKRLQDTQRDRASENWAYLKTIGIQERKLPSIISKCPKILTLGLNEKLIPMVECLATLGSKPREVASAITKFPHILSHSVEEKLCPLLAFFQAIGVPEKQLGRILLLNPRLVSYSIDSKLKDIVDFLASLGLTKDGMIGKVLVKHPFIAGYSVEKRLRPTSEFLKSAGLTELDLRTVVMNFPEVLCRDVNKILKPNFAYLRRCGFNDRQIAALVTGYPPILIKSIKNSLEPRIKFLVEIMGRQIDEVVDYPNFFQHGLKKTLESRHKLLKQRKLDCSLSDMLGCNQKKFLMKYALLQGSA
- the LOC133699301 gene encoding probable L-type lectin-domain containing receptor kinase S.5 → MAAQNPYSIIALLIIMLFNLAHLAFTDNMSSFTFERFVDDDHEKLLSFRGDSSIYLEALQLTPETPNDAHSWKQKNAAGRIMYHKPFRFWIGDGGDEYRLASFNTTFVINIYRERDWEAGSGLAFLIAPNASIPEASYGQYLGLTNVSTDGNTANHFVAIEFDTEKQDDIEDPDHNHIGFNINSIRSKNAIPLDKYNITLSPDPPGVNYTVWVDYNGTSKLMQVYMVKEGNQKPGEPLLNETIDLKEYLKQESYFGFAASTGDPRIELNCVLKWSLQINNQPDQENDEKWWKIGAGVCVSVVMIIFIFVVCRVVFVRKKRSKASLEEAKEFGSYILKWLPGMPREFKYKELKKATSNFHESMKLGEGGFGIVYKGVLLLNDKADDGTTTTTTEIAVKKFSRDSIEGKDDFLAELTIIHHLRHKNLVRLVGWCYEKGKLLLVYDFMPNGSLEKHLQKGPEQDTLNWNRRYRILVGVASALHYLHNEYDKKVVHRDLKTSNILLDADFNSRLGDFGLARALENEKNSYNELGLGGVPGTMGYVAPECFHTGRATPESDVFGFGVVALEVVCGKGPGTKIRHNQHLYSMVDWVWTLHREGRILEAVDENLGNDFVHDEANRLLLLGLACSHPIDSERPKTETIIQIVSGTLPPPHVPPFKPAFTWPSMSTTDSTTGSLSSMTSSSRSYARTQSVIKLRRTTSSLQV